A genomic window from Candidatus Andeanibacterium colombiense includes:
- a CDS encoding alpha/beta hydrolase encodes MSANAFENRFWTAPDGLKLHYRDYAGPGDRPPLLCIPGLTRNARDFEPLARHFAGKRRMICVDLRGRGESDYAKDAATYMPLQYLADLQSLLEQAAIERYVAIGTSLGGLLTMMLAATGAERIAGAVLNDIGPAVEPKGIARIREYVGQGRAFPTWMHAARSLREQSAQLFPTYAVSDWLEMAKRLMTVSGNGRIVFDYDMKIAEPFNTPVDPDAPAADMWPAWRALRGRPVLVVRGALSDILSAATLRKMAKDLEGAESLTIARTGHTPTLGEPEAVKAIARLLAKTA; translated from the coding sequence ATGAGCGCAAACGCCTTCGAAAACCGGTTCTGGACGGCGCCGGACGGCCTCAAGCTGCATTATCGCGACTATGCCGGGCCGGGCGACCGGCCACCGCTGCTGTGCATCCCCGGCCTGACGCGCAATGCCCGCGATTTCGAGCCGCTGGCGCGGCACTTCGCCGGCAAAAGGCGGATGATCTGCGTCGATCTGCGCGGGCGAGGCGAAAGCGATTACGCGAAGGATGCGGCGACCTACATGCCGCTGCAATATCTCGCCGATCTCCAGTCGCTGCTCGAGCAGGCCGCGATCGAACGCTACGTCGCGATCGGCACCTCGCTTGGCGGGCTGCTGACGATGATGCTGGCGGCGACCGGCGCGGAGCGCATTGCCGGGGCGGTGCTCAACGATATCGGCCCCGCGGTCGAGCCGAAGGGTATCGCCCGGATTCGCGAATATGTCGGTCAGGGGCGGGCGTTCCCGACCTGGATGCACGCGGCCCGGTCGCTGCGCGAACAGAGCGCGCAGCTGTTCCCGACCTATGCGGTGTCGGACTGGCTGGAGATGGCGAAGCGGCTGATGACGGTCTCGGGCAATGGCCGCATCGTGTTCGATTACGATATGAAGATCGCCGAACCGTTCAACACCCCGGTGGATCCGGACGCGCCCGCGGCGGATATGTGGCCGGCGTGGCGGGCGCTGCGCGGGCGGCCGGTGCTGGTGGTCCGGGGCGCTTTGTCCGACATACTGTCGGCTGCAACGCTCAGGAAAATGGCCAAAGATTTGGAAGGCGCCGAGAGCCTCACCATCGCCCGCACCGGGCACACACCCACGCTCGGCGAACCGGAGGCGGTCAAGGCGATCGCCCGCCTGCTGGCCAAAACGGCGTGA
- a CDS encoding YdiU family protein, which yields MRAEPPAHPYTPDPQILKLSEWLGDPVAAADFPQTEPRFRNRRWDRAVGLDGLTDADWVRHFGRFEPLPGNLPQPLALRYHGHQFRHYNPDLGDGRGFTFAQLRDGANYGQAGRLLDLGTKGSGLTPWSRTADGRLTLKGAVREILATEMLEALGTYTSKTFSVIETGEALMRGDEPSPTRSAVLVRLSHGHIRIGTFQRLAAFELKEEMQELIAYCLAEFPGPFPAEDVPGSDDPAAILFHQVVERLADLAASYMVAGFVHGVLNTDNMNVTGESFDYGPWRWLPRWDPNFTAAYFDEQGLYAFGRQAEAIHWNCAQLAIALRLLVDAPPLVAALERFPRLYHAAMARRFCWRLGVASNGTEADMRLIAAAETEMKDRGTGPDAFFFAHRGGRDAAGAWAEALTGYEALPSDHPYWAEEAPQAMLIDEVEAIWTAIAEHDDWAPLQTKLAALRRMGDALGEPLLPAGHG from the coding sequence ATGCGAGCCGAACCGCCTGCCCATCCCTATACGCCCGACCCGCAAATCCTCAAGCTCAGCGAATGGCTCGGCGATCCGGTGGCGGCGGCCGACTTTCCGCAGACGGAACCGCGCTTCCGCAACCGGCGGTGGGACCGCGCGGTGGGGCTGGACGGGCTGACCGACGCGGACTGGGTCCGCCATTTCGGCCGGTTCGAACCGCTCCCCGGCAACCTCCCGCAGCCGCTGGCGCTGCGCTATCACGGGCATCAGTTTCGCCATTACAACCCCGATCTCGGCGACGGGCGCGGCTTCACCTTCGCGCAATTGCGCGATGGCGCCAATTACGGGCAGGCCGGGCGCCTGCTCGATCTCGGCACCAAGGGCTCCGGCCTCACCCCGTGGAGCCGCACCGCCGACGGGCGGCTGACGTTGAAGGGCGCGGTGCGCGAGATTCTCGCGACCGAAATGCTCGAGGCGCTCGGGACCTATACGTCCAAGACCTTCTCGGTGATCGAGACCGGCGAAGCGCTGATGCGCGGCGACGAGCCCTCGCCTACCCGCTCGGCGGTGCTGGTGCGGCTGAGCCACGGCCATATCCGCATCGGCACATTCCAGCGCCTCGCGGCGTTCGAGCTGAAGGAGGAGATGCAGGAGCTGATCGCCTATTGCCTCGCGGAATTTCCCGGGCCGTTTCCAGCCGAAGACGTGCCGGGCTCCGACGATCCGGCGGCGATCCTGTTTCACCAGGTGGTCGAACGGCTGGCCGATCTCGCCGCGTCCTACATGGTCGCGGGCTTCGTCCACGGCGTGCTCAACACCGACAATATGAACGTCACCGGCGAGAGCTTCGACTATGGCCCGTGGCGCTGGCTGCCGCGCTGGGATCCGAATTTCACCGCCGCCTATTTCGACGAGCAGGGGCTCTATGCCTTCGGGCGTCAGGCCGAGGCGATCCACTGGAATTGCGCGCAACTGGCGATCGCGCTGCGGCTGCTGGTCGACGCGCCGCCGCTGGTCGCCGCGCTGGAGCGGTTTCCGCGGCTCTATCACGCGGCGATGGCGCGGCGGTTCTGCTGGCGGTTGGGGGTGGCGAGCAACGGCACCGAGGCCGACATGCGGCTGATCGCGGCGGCCGAGACGGAAATGAAGGACCGCGGCACCGGGCCGGACGCCTTCTTCTTCGCCCATCGCGGCGGACGCGATGCGGCGGGCGCATGGGCCGAAGCGCTGACGGGCTACGAGGCCCTGCCCTCCGACCACCCCTATTGGGCGGAAGAAGCTCCGCAAGCGATGCTGATCGACGAGGTCGAGGCGATCTGGACCGCGATCGCCGAGCACGACGACTGGGCTCCGCTCCAAACCAAGCTCGCGGCGCTGCGGCGGATGGGCGACGCGCTCGGCGAGCCGCTGCTGCCCGCGGGGCACGGCTGA